In Umboniibacter marinipuniceus, a single genomic region encodes these proteins:
- a CDS encoding carboxylesterase family protein → MFLRATSVLLLFIIHSVSVASPLGLEKEGATYYLGIEFAEAKRWERAELLSFDENASYSSFGARCPQRLGNDGAIQGEERCLFLNIAVPNQVTADAPVLVWFHGGGFTGGSGNDWVDRSKRFTDSGIIFISPNYRLGLLGNIDSPEFSGGFSLTDMQAALRWTQRNIGVLGGNLNNVTIGGESAGGMAVQMLLASPDSQGLFARAISQSGYGTWPMAKLGELASTEVIGYLGGTPQANMPAEQLVNAVTGFLVPYYGDEFLPLTPAAAFKEGKQQLVPLVIGANSYDGSVFPAAGLTPESVFALLGEAAMPIFQRYLEDFGSQEIAFTMMFGELRYALSGWEMAESHANTNLPTYHYYFDYLPIVLQSNLPGAPHGIELPLLMDYDGGWPKPDGGDPIGNELSEAWIKFIIAGELPDVGRQFELTERTIGLHHIGDLNEVAKHAERMRMLRSALNRN, encoded by the coding sequence ATGTTTCTGCGAGCTACGAGCGTCCTGCTTTTATTCATAATACATTCGGTTTCCGTAGCGTCACCTCTTGGTTTAGAAAAAGAAGGTGCTACCTATTATCTTGGCATCGAATTCGCTGAGGCAAAGCGCTGGGAACGCGCCGAGCTGTTAAGCTTTGACGAAAATGCTAGCTACAGCAGCTTTGGCGCCCGCTGTCCACAAAGGTTGGGTAATGATGGTGCTATTCAGGGTGAGGAGCGCTGCCTGTTCCTTAATATCGCCGTCCCAAACCAGGTAACCGCGGATGCGCCGGTACTGGTGTGGTTCCACGGTGGTGGCTTTACGGGGGGGAGCGGTAATGATTGGGTTGATCGTAGTAAGCGATTTACCGATTCTGGGATTATCTTCATTAGTCCTAACTACCGTCTAGGGCTTCTGGGCAATATTGATTCGCCTGAGTTTAGTGGCGGCTTTAGTTTGACGGATATGCAGGCTGCCCTTCGTTGGACTCAGCGGAACATCGGCGTCCTTGGTGGTAATCTTAATAATGTTACTATTGGCGGCGAATCGGCTGGCGGCATGGCCGTACAGATGTTGCTCGCAAGTCCTGACTCCCAGGGGTTGTTCGCTCGTGCCATCTCTCAAAGTGGTTACGGTACCTGGCCAATGGCTAAGCTCGGAGAATTGGCCTCTACGGAGGTGATCGGCTACCTCGGTGGTACGCCTCAAGCGAATATGCCGGCCGAGCAACTCGTCAACGCTGTAACGGGGTTTCTGGTACCTTACTACGGTGACGAATTTCTGCCACTGACACCCGCTGCCGCCTTCAAAGAGGGAAAGCAGCAGCTAGTGCCGCTAGTCATTGGGGCCAATAGCTATGATGGGAGTGTATTTCCTGCTGCCGGCCTCACACCCGAAAGTGTCTTTGCGCTTCTCGGCGAAGCTGCGATGCCCATTTTCCAGCGCTACTTGGAAGATTTCGGCAGCCAAGAAATAGCCTTTACTATGATGTTTGGTGAGCTCCGTTACGCGCTCTCTGGCTGGGAGATGGCTGAATCGCATGCGAATACCAATTTGCCCACCTATCATTATTACTTCGATTACCTTCCAATAGTGCTGCAAAGCAATCTGCCCGGTGCGCCACATGGCATAGAGTTGCCGTTGTTGATGGACTACGACGGAGGCTGGCCAAAACCCGACGGTGGTGATCCCATTGGTAATGAGCTGAGTGAAGCGTGGATTAAATTTATCATTGCGGGCGAGCTTCCTGACGTTGGTCGTCAATTTGAGCTGACTGAGCGAACCATTGGCCTTCATCATATTGGTGATTTAAATGAAGTGGCTAAGCATGCTGAACGGATGCGAATGCTTCGTAGCGCTTTAAACAGAAATTAA